One part of the Haliotis asinina isolate JCU_RB_2024 chromosome 2, JCU_Hal_asi_v2, whole genome shotgun sequence genome encodes these proteins:
- the LOC137273754 gene encoding Golgi-associated plant pathogenesis-related protein 1-like isoform X2 — translation MAEDFSLFKQEMIKGHNSFRMCHGSPELSPSEDLCKESQEWANNLSERGYLQYSETSGVGENIIFLDLNGKDPVGEEVSKQWYRECAKYDYSSPRWRKGAMNFTQMIWRSTSEIGVGISKVKGQDRYVVVTQYRPAGNNNMPGEFRKNVLPPQ, via the exons ATTTCAGTCTCTTCAAACAGGAAATgataaagggacataactcgtTCCGGATGTGCCACGGGAGCCCAGAATTATCTCCCTCGGAAGATCTTTGTAAAGAATCGCAGGAGTGGGCCAACAATCTGTCGGAGAGGGGTTATCTTCAGTACAGTGAAACATCAG GTGTGGGGGAGAACATCATCTTCCTGGACCTTAACGGAAAGGATCCCGTGGGGGAGGAGGTCTCCAAACAGTGGTACAGAGAGTGCGCTAAATATGACTATTCAAGTCCAAGATGGCGGAAAG GTGCGATGAACTTCACCCAAATGATTTGGAGATCTACTTCAGAAATTGGCGTAGGAATATCCAAGGTGAAAGGTCAAGATCGATATGTCGTGGTGACCCAGTACAGACCAGCGGGGAATAACAATATGCCAGGAGAATTTCGCAAAAATGTTCTTCCGCCACAATGA
- the LOC137273754 gene encoding Golgi-associated plant pathogenesis-related protein 1-like isoform X1: MAERDFSLFKQEMIKGHNSFRMCHGSPELSPSEDLCKESQEWANNLSERGYLQYSETSGVGENIIFLDLNGKDPVGEEVSKQWYRECAKYDYSSPRWRKGAMNFTQMIWRSTSEIGVGISKVKGQDRYVVVTQYRPAGNNNMPGEFRKNVLPPQ, encoded by the exons ATTTCAGTCTCTTCAAACAGGAAATgataaagggacataactcgtTCCGGATGTGCCACGGGAGCCCAGAATTATCTCCCTCGGAAGATCTTTGTAAAGAATCGCAGGAGTGGGCCAACAATCTGTCGGAGAGGGGTTATCTTCAGTACAGTGAAACATCAG GTGTGGGGGAGAACATCATCTTCCTGGACCTTAACGGAAAGGATCCCGTGGGGGAGGAGGTCTCCAAACAGTGGTACAGAGAGTGCGCTAAATATGACTATTCAAGTCCAAGATGGCGGAAAG GTGCGATGAACTTCACCCAAATGATTTGGAGATCTACTTCAGAAATTGGCGTAGGAATATCCAAGGTGAAAGGTCAAGATCGATATGTCGTGGTGACCCAGTACAGACCAGCGGGGAATAACAATATGCCAGGAGAATTTCGCAAAAATGTTCTTCCGCCACAATGA